Proteins encoded within one genomic window of Agelaius phoeniceus isolate bAgePho1 chromosome Z, bAgePho1.hap1, whole genome shotgun sequence:
- the LOC129133165 gene encoding serine/threonine-protein kinase PAK 3-like, whose product MEGVCAAAFTAFTVAYSGYFFTHLACHISRAWRESALWSPEGTSEPPVAVCLPEEEAQGEEDAQQSVPAATAGPEHAASSSTSSVLAPAGAAAEGSEGASSPQAGKCSGSSSCIWSTSSSSGSREQLGERTEDKCLAMLKMLVSEGDPEAEYTELETIGKGGFGTVCMAVETATGEEVAIKKISLLQESGSELCLNEIQVMRGNKHANLVNYVDSYLLDEELWLVMEYMDGGSLHDVIRETRLAEGEIAAVSRECLQGLDFLHSKQVIHRDVKSHNILLGLDGSVKLADFGLAAQLTAEQSKRRSAVGTTYWMAPEIFTRKLYGPKVDIWSFGIVGIEMVEGAPPYRMKTSRTVQELISSGGRPKLQKPRQQSAWLRDFLHCCLERDEDRRWSAQELLQHPFVTSAKPTSELTPLIMATQQFMANRRY is encoded by the exons ATGGAGGGAGTGTGTGCTGCAGCTTTCACGGCTTTTACCGTGGCTTATTCCGGGTACTTTTTCACCCACCTGGCAT GTCACATCAGCCGTGCCTGGAGAGAATCCGCTCTTTGG agcccagagggaACCTCGGAGCCTCCAGTGGCTGTGTGTCTTCCTGAAGAAGAGGCCCAAGGGGAGGAAGATGCCCAGCAAAGTGTACCTGCTgcaactgcagggcctgagcaTGCAGCATCA AGCTCCACctcctctgtcctggcacctgcaggagctgcagcagaaggctCTGAAGGAGCCTCCAGTCCCCAAGCTGGCAAGTGCAGCGGGAGCAGCTCGTGCATCTGGAGCACCAGTagctcctctggcagcagagagcagctgggagagaggacAGAGGACAAGTGCCTGGCCATGCTGA agatgcTGGTGAGCGAGGGAGATCCTGAGGCTGAATACACAGAGCTGGAAACCATTGGCAAAGG gGGTTTCGGCACAGTGTGCATGGCAGTGGAGACTGCCACAGGAGAAGAG GTGGCCATAAAGAAAATTAGTCTCCTGCAAGAGAGCGGCAGCGAACTGTGCCTGAATGAAATCCAGGTCATGCGTGGCAATAAGCACGCCAACCTTGTCAACTATGTAGACAG CTACCTGCTGGACGAGGAACTCTGGCTCGTGATGGAATACATGGACGGAGGTTCCTTACATGATGTCATCAGGGAGACTCGCCTGGCAGAAGGAGAGATAGCAGCTGTCTCTCGGGAG tgcctgcaaggccTGGATTTCCTTCACTCCAAGCAAGTGATCCACCGGGACGTCAAAAGCCACAACATTCTCCTGGGTCTGGACGGATCCGTCAAGTTGG ctgattttggccttGCTGCTCAGCTGACCGCTGAGCAGAGCAAACGGAGATCAGCTGTTGGGACCACTTACTGGATGGCGCCAGAAATCTTCACCAGGAAGCTCtatggccccaaagtggacatctggtccttTGGCATTGTGGGGATCGAGATGGTGGAAGGGGCGCCTCCTTACCGGATGAAAACCTCCCGCACG GTTCAAGAGCTGATCAGCAGCGGGGGCAGGCCAAAGCTGCAGAAGCCCAGGCAGCAGTCGGCGTGGTTGCGAGActttctgcactgctgcctggagagggacgaggacaggcgctggtctgcccaggaactGCTGCAG CATCCGTTTGTAACATCAGCCAAGCCGACCTCCGAGCTGACGCCTCTGATCATGGCCACGCAGCAGTTTATGGCCAACAGGAGATACTAG